The Vespula pensylvanica isolate Volc-1 chromosome 3, ASM1446617v1, whole genome shotgun sequence nucleotide sequence ATTAGAATTATCTATCGAGTTTTTATCAGTTTATTACCCGTTATGTCGATATGTCGCAATGTATCGACGATCGTTTCTGTCACTTCCTCCGGTATGTGGGCAAGTTTATTGTTCTGCAAGCTGAGCGTTTCCAAGGAATTGAGATTTTCAAAGACCAAAGGTGGTAGTACCTTGATTCTGAAACGTCGAAAATTCTGACGTTGACGTCGATACGAAATTTGTCGATCCGTCGACAGATaggaatcaaagaaaaatcaaaatggttattacaaatttttttgaagGTTGAGGAAAGATATCGAGTCTCCGTAACCGGTGAAAGCGTCCTCCGGAAGCACGGTTATATTGTTGGCCCTTAGATCCAGATGGCGCAAACGATGGAGTCGTCTCAGCGCATCACTTGGTACCGCATGTAGATTGTTATCTCCTAATCGTAAATACTGTAGATTCtctaaaagaggaagaaagtagTACGATGACATTTTTGTTCTCGTTCGgtataatttaaacaaatcaTTAGTTTTCCAAAgcgatataatacataaatataagtaaattaaattttgatacGATCAGTGTCGCTAAGGTAATTGAACTCTCATGTTTTATACGTAACATACAGGATTGTATAATGATTGTAATTAAACGTTTTGATATATCCACGCGAGGGTGAAAAGATCTCGCACGCAATGCATCATAGCTGGGTATACACACTTGCGTTGTAGCCAGCGTTGTGTGATTTATACAAGTGATACATGTACCACATACATAAACTCACGCTTGTGAGATGCACTTTGCCGTATTACCGCTGTATTCAGGCGTAGCGTTGCaagtataaatttctttcagaaaaaaattatgtaactCTTCGCGAGAATGGAGAGACCGTGTCCTGTTTCaaacattaaagaaaattgaacgTTCTTACGAAACCGTTTAAGATCTGTCGAAGCGAAAAAGTAAGTTTATCTTCCAAGGAATAGATTAGAAGCAATTCGATTGCACTCACCTTCAAGGCCGATAAATGCGTCTGGATCGACATGAATGATTTCATTTCCGTCGAGCTCCAAAGAATTTAATTGCGCCAAATGGAAAAATGCACGAGCCGGTACAGTGCGAATGCGATTGTGCGCTAGTCCTAACGAATCCAAACTTTTCAATCCTGTGcaaaattcgaattaaaaagCGCGATGATAATTATCTCTTAGAAGCAGTATCGATTaaatcgttgtttttttttttttttttttctaagtaaCATTGATATCTTTAGCATCAGACAAAAAAAGTGGTTGGTATTTTAAGGATTTATGAcgttttcttatcatttcaTTAAGCGAGTAAGCGATCGTTATATTTCACCGtgttatatttgttaaagGAAATGGAAGAGGACTCTATTGGAAAGTAGTAGTTGAATTTgtagttttaattttatctagaTTAGTATAGACGtctgcttttttatttcatccttGTATACGGATGAGATCCATTAGCTTACCTTCAAAATCTCCTTCCTTGATAGATTGTATTCTATTCTCTTGCATCTCCAGTTTCTTCAACATATCCAACGTGGAGAGAGCAGACGTTGGTATGCTCGTTAATTCGTTTCCTCCCAAATTGAGACGTTTTAATTTTCGACTGTTGACATGATTTGCATTAGGATTAAAAAGGTGACCTGTCGTATCGGGATAAAATAGTGAGAATTAAATCAAAATGTCGTACTTGTCGAGTCCCTTGAATGCGTCCGCTTCTATCGAGGATATCTCATTTTCATAGAGAGTAAGAATTTCAAGCGTGTCGAGGCCTTCGAAAGCTTTGGCATGAAGGCTGTTGATCTTATTGTGATTGAGATTCAAAATAAGCAGATGATGAAGATTTCTTAACGCGTTCGACGGTACGGTTGCTAAATAATTCTGCGAAAAGTCCAACTGTGTCAATTTGTTTCCTGAAACaacgattagaaatattaacaCTCAATGGGATTTATAAAGTTCAAAAATATCATCTTTGAATCATCGTTTCGTCCTTCAATCGTCATTAGTAGATATTTCCGTTGCAACCTCTAATCCAATTCGAAATACGATCGAGTGAGACCGAATCGAGGgagataattttcatttaggAGAAAGCAACGATACGGTACCCTTTTCTCGAGACAAGAAATTTGAATCGTACTCGATTGATCCGACTGACTTACCGATCGAGTTCAAGGAGGATTCCTCAACCGCAGCCAGAGTACTATTATGAATAGTAAGATGACGTATATCCAGTCCAAGAAACATGTAACCTTGGAGCTTCGGCAAATTATTGTGCCTGAGCCTCAAATAGAAAATGACAGTATTTGGCTTCCCCTTGAGAGCATTCATGGCTTTGGAGATATGCGATAATTCGGTCTGTTCACAGACGATATCCAAGCCAGCCTTTTTCATGGTGCAGGAACAGGGTAAGATCTCGCGTTGATCTGGACACATCGGTAACGTTTGCGCCAAACTGCTAGCCAGAAGGCAGATGAACCACGTTAGCCTCCACGTAGCTCT carries:
- the LOC122627993 gene encoding chondroadherin-like protein — translated: MYIENMRTTSRTFRATWRLTWFICLLASSLAQTLPMCPDQREILPCSCTMKKAGLDIVCEQTELSHISKAMNALKGKPNTVIFYLRLRHNNLPKLQGYMFLGLDIRHLTIHNSTLAAVEESSLNSIGNKLTQLDFSQNYLATVPSNALRNLHHLLILNLNHNKINSLHAKAFEGLDTLEILTLYENEISSIEADAFKGLDNRKLKRLNLGGNELTSIPTSALSTLDMLKKLEMQENRIQSIKEGDFEGLKSLDSLGLAHNRIRTVPARAFFHLAQLNSLELDGNEIIHVDPDAFIGLEENLQYLRLGDNNLHAVPSDALRRLHRLRHLDLRANNITVLPEDAFTGYGDSISFLNLQKNLIKVLPPLVFENLNSLETLSLQNNKLAHIPEEVTETIVDTLRHIDITDNPLICDCELRWYPIWLQNLRDEDGEIMLKKRTVCMMTSEHREYSVQNIPLEKMGCVKSIERMSSNGISVYRGVCFAYFFAFVFIGL